The nucleotide sequence CGTTCGGCAGGTCGTAGTTCACGACATGGCTGACGCCCGGAATGTCGATCCCGCGCGCGGCGATGTCGGTCGCGACGAGGATCGGAACGCTGCCGTCGCGGAAGGCTTCAAGCGCCTTCTCGCGCTGCGGCTGGCTCTTGTTGCCGTGGATCGCATTGGCGGGCACGCCGGCCGCACCGAGCATCCGCACGATCTTGTCCGCCCCATGCTTGGTGCGGCTGAAGACGAGCGTGCGCTCGATGTCCTTGCCGTTCTGGAAGAAGAGGGTGAGGAGCGCCGTCTTCTCCGCCTGGTTGACGAAGGTGACGCGCTGCTCGACCCGCTCGGCGGTCGTCGCGACCGGGGTCACCGCCACTTCGGCCGGGTTCTTCAGATATTCGTCGGCGAGGCTCTTGATGGCCTTCGGCATGGTGGCCGAGAAGAACAGGGTCTGGCGCTTGGCCGGGATGATCTTCACGATCCGCTTCAGCGCGTGGATGAAGCCGAGATCGAGCATCTGGTCGGCCTCGTCGAGGACGAGGATCTCGAGATGGCCGAGGTTCACCGCGCGCTGGTCGACGAGATCCAGCAGGCGGCCGGGCGTGGCGACGAGCACGTCGAGGCCGCGGCTGACGGTGCGCACCGACTTGGCATTGGCGACGCCGCCGAAGATCACGCCGACGGTGGTCTTGAGGCCGGCGCCATAGGCTTCGGCGCTGGCGGCGATCTGGGAGGCGAGCTCACGGGTCGGGGCAAGCACCAGCATTCGGATCTGGCCGGGCTTCAGGAACTGCGGACGATTGGCCGCGAGGCGCTGCAGCGAGGGCGCCATGAAGGCGGCCGTCTTGCCGGTGCCGGTCTGGGCGATGCCGAGGAGGTCGCGGCCGTCGAGCACGTACGGGATGGCCTGCGCCTGGATCGGCGAGGGCACGGTGTAATTCTTCGCGGCGAGCGCGGTGAGCAGGGGCGTCGAGAGCCCGAGTTGTTCGAATGTCATTCTAGTCTTCCAACATGACGCATCCGGCAAGCGGAAAGCCGCTGCCGGAGCTGGGTTTTTGCAAGAACCCCGCGTGATGTGGAGAACTTCTGTGAGTGAACCGAGACGCGGGCCGGAGCCATGAAAGGCTGCCGATCACGCCGCTTTGTGGCGTCTCGCTGATGGCCATGTAGGTGATGCGCGGTGATTTGTCCAATCGGCCTAAGCGACGTGCACCATCGTCGCCTGGCCGACCCCTTCGAACAGCGCGGCTTCGGTCGCTGTCATCCACACCTGCCCGCGGCCCTCGAGCCGTTCGAACAGCGCGGCGCGACGGCCGGGATCGAGGTGCGCCGCGACCTCGTCGAGGAGCAGCAGGGGCGGTGCGCCGCGCCGCTCGGTGACGAGCGCGGCATGAGCAAGGACGAGACCGAGCAGAAGAGCCTTCTGCTCGCCGGTCGAGCAGCGGGCAGCAGGCTGGCGCTTGGCGGCGTGGGTAACAGCCAAGTCCTGGCGGTGCGGACCCTCGGTAGTCCGTCCGGCGGCGGCGTCGTGGCCGCGATTTGCGCGCAGCATCGCGGCAAGACCGGCCTGCTCTGCCCCCTCGAGGGCGATGGCGCCCTTGGCGAAGAGGTCCTCGGGCGCGGCAGCGAGCATCTCGCCAAGGCCGGCGACGGTGCGGGCCCGGGCAGCGGCGAGCGCCTCGCCATGCTCCGCCATTCCGGCTTCGAGCGCGGACAGCCACTCGGGATCGGCGCCGTCCGGCTCGGCGAGCAACTTGTTGCGGGCGCGCATGGCGGCATCGTAGCGGGCGGCATGATGGGCATGGCCAGGCTCCAGCGCCAGCACCAGCCGGTCGAGGAAGCGGCGACGGTCGGACGCGGGGCCGCTGAACAGCCGGTCCATGGCAGGGGTGAGCCACAGGATGGCAAGCCATTCGGCAAGGCTGTTCACCGAGGCGGAGGCGCCGTTGATCCGAACGACGCGGCGTTCGGGCGCAGTGGCGAGGGTGCCGGTGCCGAGGACCGTCTCGCTGATCGCGAACACCGCCTCACCGTTCGTGCCGAGCGAAGTCGAGGCACTCGTTGCGCCATGCCCCTCGACTTGGCTCGGGGAAAACGGGGACAAATTCGCACTGACGCTCCACCCCCCCGGCCCCTCGCTTCGGGCCATCTCGCTCAACGCCGCGCCGCGAAGACCGCGACCCGGAGCGAGCATCGAGACGGACTCGAGGATGTTGGTCTTTCCCGCGCCATTCTGGCCATGGAGGCAGACGAACCCGGGGCCCGGCCTCAGGTCGAGACCGGCGTGATTGCGAAAGTCGGTGAGGGTCAGCCGGGCGAGCATCAGCCCGGCAGCGCGCCGGACAGGGCATCGGGCGCTGCGGCCTTGCCGCTCTTTCTCGCCCAGCTGATGGTCCAGAAGATGAGGCCCATGCTGACCGGAATGTCGAGGAAGGTGGTGTAGACCAGCCAGACGTCGGTCGAGAACAACCAGGCCACCAGGCTGTTGCCGCCGGCCATGACGAGGCCGGTCAGCCCCATGCCGATGCTCAGCCGGCGCGGATCGATGTCGGTATAGGCCATGTAGCGGTCGACCCCGCGCCCAAGCTTGCGGCCCTTCAGCACCAGGCCGTCGAACAGGAAGCAGGTCGCGCCGACCAGGCCGACGATGGTCGAGCGATGCTTGATCACCTCCTCGTCCTCGAACAGGATCGCGAAGCCGGCGCTGACCAGCAGCATGAACACTCCGAACAGCATCATCCCGCCGATCAGGTCGACCTTCACGAAGCGCTGGATGACGACCAGCGCCAGGCCGGCGGCGGCGCCGACCAGCGCCGCAGTCTTGAGGTCGGTCAGCTTGGCAACGATGAAGAACAGCAGGCCGGTGGCGAGGTCGACCGCGATCGGTACCTTGTTGCGCTTCAACTTGCCGGGGTCGTAGGCGGCCTGGCCGTCCTGGTTCTGCTCGGCGACCATCTTCGCCAACCTGGCCGGAAAGGCGATGCGCTTGCCGGGGTGGCTCTCGTGGACGAGCGTGCCGTCGACCCGAGCGGCGATCCCGACATTATACCAGTTGATGTAACCGGCCTCGATCTCGAGGCGGCGGCCGTCGGGCAAGCGGTGCGTGAGGCGATGATTGCGGATCGCCTCGGCGCCGGAGACCGGGGTGAAGTCGCTGGCGACCTCCTCGCCGTCGACAATCAGGCGGCTGACGAGGCCCGACATGCGGCTCTCGACCAGTACCCAGCATTCGTGCGCCACGCCGATCGAGAACGGGCGCTTGTAGAGCCAGAGGCGGGCGCCGGAAGACGAGGCGGTGGCGGCGTCGGTCATGGCTGCGGATTAAGCAGAGGCGCGCGCCGGGCGCCAGCGGGTCCATGGCCGCGGCTGTGTCGCCGAAGTCGCATTGCCGTCCGCTTCAGGCATCGCCGCCTTTGCCTGCCTTGGCGACTGCGCACGGGTCGCGTAGAGGCGCTGGAGCACGGCCGGGGGGCCGTCCGTACGCTTTTCATCGATCGAACACTCATCCGGGGGGCTAGCCATGCGCCGTACTTTCCTGCTTTCCGCCGTTTGCCTGTCGGCGCTCGCCGCCGCGCCGGCCCATGCCCAGGCCACAAGCGAAGCGCAGCAGCCCGCCGCCACCACCCCGACGGACGATGGAGGCGTCGAGACGATCACCGTCACCGCCACCCGCCGCGAGGAGAGCCTGCAGGACGTTCCGGTCAGCGTCGCCGTCGTCCCGGAGGCGACCATCGACGCGATCAGTTCCGGCGGTGCCGACATCCGCGCCCTCGCCGGCCGCGCGCCCAGCCTCAACATCGAAAGCTCGTTTGGCCGAACCTTTCCGCGTTTCTACATCCGCGGGCTCGGCAACACCGACTTCGACCTCAACGCCTCGCAGCCGGTCAGCCTGCTCTACGACGACGTCGTGCTCGAGAACCCGATTCTCAAGGGTTTCCCGGTATTCGACCTCGACCGGGTCGAGGTGCTGCGCGGGCCGCAGGGCACGCTGTTCGGGCGCAACACGCCAGCCGGCATCGTCAAGTTCGACACGGTGCGGCCCGGCCGCGGCGGCAGCTTCGCCCGCATCAGCTACGGCACCTATGACACGATTAATGCCGAGGGCGCGATCGAGGCCGGGCTGGGCGAAGGCTCGGCCGTCCGCCTGTCCGGCCTGGTCCAGCATCGCAAGGACTGGGTCGACAATATCGACCAGCCCGGCGACAACGATCTCGAAGGCTATGACGACATCGCCTTTCGCGCGCAGATCAGGCTTGCCGCCAGCGACCGGTTCAACATCCGCCTGACCGGCCAGCTGCGCGACTACAAGGGCAGCGCCCGATTGTTCCGCGCCAACCTCTTCCGCACCGGCTCGAACAAGCTGCAGGGCCTGACCCCGACTGCCGACTTCGAGCGCGACGAGACCCGCGCCGACGGGCTCAACTTCCAGCGGCTGAAGGCGAAGAACGTCGCCGTGCACATGGACTACGACCTCGGGCCGGTGACGCTCTACTCGGTCACCGCCTACTGGAACGGCAACCTCAGGAGCCGCGGCGACATCGACGGCGGATTCGGCAATCAGTTCGCCCCGGTGATGGGACCGGGCTTCATCCCCTTCTCGGCGCAGAGCCGCGACGACGTGCCGAGCCTCGACCAGTTCACCCAGGAATTGCGCTTCGCCTCCAGCGCTTCGGGCCCCGGCCTCGGCTACCAGGGCGGCATCTTCCTCTTCAACGAGAAGCTGGATATCGCCAGCTACGATTATGGGGCGCCGACCGACCGGGTCGCGGCCGCGGTCGCCCTCCAGCGCCAGGTCAGCGACGCGCTCGGCATCTTCGGCTCGCTCAACTATGATTTCGGCAATGGGCTGACGCTCCAGGCGGGCGCGCGCTGGAACCGCGACGAGCGCGACTTCCGCGCCAGCCGTCCAGTCGACACCCGCCCGGGTTTCCTCGGCTTCGGCGGGCCCGTGGCCGAGCTTCGCCAGCGGGTCGCGGACAAGGTGCTGACCTGGGACGCCAGCGGCGTCTTCGAGCTGTCGCCCGAAGCCAATGTCTATGCGCGGGTCGCCCGCGGCTACCGCGCGCCGTCGATCCAGGGTCGTCTGCTGTTCGGCCGCGATCTGTCGGTCGCCGACAGCGAGAAGACGTTGTCCTACGAGGCCGGGATCAAGACCACGCTGCTCGACCGGCGGCTGCGCCTCAACCTCGGCTTCTACGCCTTCGACACCAAGGACCTGCAGCTGACCGCGGTCGGCGGCGCGTCCAACTTCACCACCCTGCTCAACGCCGACAAGGTCCGCGGCCGGGGCATGGAGCTGGAGGTCGAGGCGCGGCCGGTGCGCGGGCTGACCCTGACCGGCGGCGTCAGCTACAACAAGACCGAGATCGACGACGACGGCCTGTTCGTCGCCGGCTGCGCGGCGCCCTGCACCGTGCTCAACCCGCAGCGCGCCGGCAGCCCGGGCATCTATTCGATCGACGGCAACCAGCTCCCCCAAGCGCCCAAGTGGACGCTCAACTGGAGCGCCGGCTACGAGCATCCGGTCGGCAACGGCGCAATCTACGCCTTCACCGACTGGTATTATCGTTCGAAGATCCAGTTCTTCCTCTACCGCTCGGTCGAGTTCAGCGACGACAAGCTGCTCGAGGGCGGCCTCCGCCTCGGCTGGCGCAACGACCGCTATGACGTGGCGCTGTTCGGCCGCAACATCACCAACGACGAGAGCGCGGTCGGCGGGATCGACTTCAACAACCTGACCGGCTTCGTCAACGAGCCGCGGATCCTCGGCATTCAGGCCGGCGTGAAGTTCTAGATCGGTCCCGGGGCGGCTGACCTCGGGTCCGGACGGGACTTGAGGTCAGCCGACCCCGTGCCTCTTCGGGGCCTAGTCAGACGCCGAGCCAGCAGAGGCCGCCGGGCAAGTCTTCCGCGGCGAAGTCGACCTGGAGGACCCTCCGGCGTGTCGGGGTCGAGGCTACCTCCGACGCGTGGAGGATCGGCGTGGCGTAGAGCCATAGGTCGCCCGCTTCCGCGAGGCAGGCCAGGGTTCCGCACTGCCCGACCAGGCGATCCACATCCTTCTCTGCGACGCGCGCAACGCGCTCGGCATCACACTCGGCAAGGGTGGGTCGCTCTACCAGTGGCCGGTGCCTCGATCGATGAGGTGCTCGCAGCTGCGTCCTCTGCGGCCACATCGACGATCAGGCGGGCATTCTTGGTCCCGGCCCGGCAGGCCTTCACCCTCCCACGGCTTCGCCGCGGGCTCCTCCCTCTCCCGCTCGCGGGAGAGGGAGGTGGTCACACCCGCATCGGCATGAGGACGTAGAGCGCGCTCGACTTGTCGTTTTCGCGGAGCAAAGTCGGGGCGGCGGCGTCGGCGAGGTGGACTTCGACCGTATCGCCGTCGATCTCCCCGAGGATGTCGAGGAGATAGCGGGCATTGAAGCCGATCTCGAGCCCGTCGGCGCTGTAGTCCGCGGCCAGTTCCTCGGTGGCGAGGCCGTTCTCCGGAGAGGTCACCGACAGGGTGACGCGGTCGCGGTCGAGGCTGATCTTGACCGCGCGGGTCTTCTCGCTGGCGATGGTGGCGACGCGGTCGACGCCAGCCTTGAAGCTGCCCGGATCGAGCTTCAGCAGCTTGTCGTTGGCGGTCGGAATGACCCGGTTATAGTCGGGAAAGCTGCCATCGATCAGCTTGCTGGTCAGCACGGCATGGCCGAGGACGAAGCGGATCTTGGTCGGCGAGAGCGACACCTCGACCGTGCCCTCGACCTCGTCGAGCAGCTTCCTGAGTTCGAGCACGCACTTCTTGGGCACGATCACGTCGGGCATGCCGTCGGCGCCGTCCGGCTTGGCGACGGTGACCCGGGCGAGGCGGTGGCCGTCGGTGGCGGCGGCCTTGAGCATGTCGTCGGCGACGTGGAGGAAGATGCCCATCAGATAGTAGCGGGTCTCTTCCGACGAGATGGCGAACTTCGTCTTGTCGATGATCTGGCGGAGCGTCGCCGCCGGAAGTTCGAAGCGGTGCGGGAGGTCGCCCTCGGCGATGACCGGGAAGTCGTCGCGAGGCAGGGTCGACAGGTTGAAGCGGGCGCGGCCGGCGACGACCTGCATCTTGCCATCGGCCGCGGCGAGCTCGACCTGGCTGCCCTCGGGAAGCTTTCGCACGATGTCGAAGAAGGTGTGGGCCGAGACGGTGGTGGCGCCGGCGGTGGCGACGTTGGCGGCGACCGTTTCGTCGACCTGGAGGTCGAGGTCGGTCGCCATCAGCCGCAGCGAGCCGTCCTCACGCGCGTCGAGCAGGACGTTCGACAGGATCGGAATGGTGTTGCGGCGCTCCACCACCGATTGGACGTGGCTCAGGCTCTTGAGGAGGGTGGCCCGTTCGATCGTCGCCTTCATCGCAGCTACTCAGTCCTTATGCCCCGGGCCGGCGGTTTGGATCATCCGCACGGCGTTGTCGGGAGACGTTATAGCGGGGGAAGAGATGGTGGGAAGTGGCCGCGAGGACCGCGAGGCGCCATTTCAGCCATTCGACGCCAGCGCCACCTGCGGCAGTCTCAACTTCGCCAGTTCGGCCTGGGTTTCCTCCACCGCCAGCGCAAGCGAGCGGAGCGCCGGCCCGAGGTCGGTATGTTGGCAGGGACTGGCGGACTTGATGGCCTGTTCGAGACCGAATGCGGCGTCGGCAACCTGCCGGGCGCCAAGGTTGGCAGCAGCGCCCTTCAGGCTATGCGCCTCGGCCGCGGCCCGGTCGCGGTCGCGGTCGGCGAGAGCTTGCCGGATCGCGCGCGATCTTCCGTCGAGTTCGGACGCAAGAAGTTCGAGAAGATCGCCGAGCCGCGCTGACCCGAGCGCTTCGCGGAGGTCGCTGATGACTTCAGGGTCGAGCGTCGCCGCCAGCGGCCGCGGGTCGCGTTGCGAGGTAACGTCCGCGCCAGCCCCTCCCCACACCAGCCGGTTCAGCGTCGCGGCAAGGGCGTCGCAATCCACAGGCTTGGTCAGCAGGGCATCGATTCCGCGCTCGGTATAGATGGCGCGTCGCTCACTCGCCGCATCGGCGGTCAGGGCGATGATCGGGGCCGCCGCATTGGGACCGCCGCCGGTGCGGATCCGGTGGGTCGCGCAAAGGCCGTCGCAGCGCGGCATATGCATGTCCATCAGGATGAGATCGAATCGGCGCTCGGCGGCGACCTCGATCGCGAGCAGCCCGTCGGCGGCGCAGGTGACCTTGTGCCCCATCCGCTTCAGCAGCGCGCTGACGAGCA is from Sphingomonas sp. LHG3406-1 and encodes:
- a CDS encoding DEAD/DEAH box helicase — protein: MTFEQLGLSTPLLTALAAKNYTVPSPIQAQAIPYVLDGRDLLGIAQTGTGKTAAFMAPSLQRLAANRPQFLKPGQIRMLVLAPTRELASQIAASAEAYGAGLKTTVGVIFGGVANAKSVRTVSRGLDVLVATPGRLLDLVDQRAVNLGHLEILVLDEADQMLDLGFIHALKRIVKIIPAKRQTLFFSATMPKAIKSLADEYLKNPAEVAVTPVATTAERVEQRVTFVNQAEKTALLTLFFQNGKDIERTLVFSRTKHGADKIVRMLGAAGVPANAIHGNKSQPQREKALEAFRDGSVPILVATDIAARGIDIPGVSHVVNYDLPNVPEQYVHRIGRTARAGADGIAIAYCDREERPFLKDIEKLTRQKLTEEALPAGFIQAVEALKRLKPEPKREPQQNQRNRRNESGARGHARDPQRHGLPRNDPRRDMPEDRNGPREGGRSMRGVPGAVRGPVGNPIRADVPSAGQQQKQRHGGQRPGGQPGGGRPNGGQRRGGRPGGGGQRRAG
- the recF gene encoding DNA replication/repair protein RecF, which gives rise to MLARLTLTDFRNHAGLDLRPGPGFVCLHGQNGAGKTNILESVSMLAPGRGLRGAALSEMARSEGPGGWSVSANLSPFSPSQVEGHGATSASTSLGTNGEAVFAISETVLGTGTLATAPERRVVRINGASASVNSLAEWLAILWLTPAMDRLFSGPASDRRRFLDRLVLALEPGHAHHAARYDAAMRARNKLLAEPDGADPEWLSALEAGMAEHGEALAAARARTVAGLGEMLAAAPEDLFAKGAIALEGAEQAGLAAMLRANRGHDAAAGRTTEGPHRQDLAVTHAAKRQPAARCSTGEQKALLLGLVLAHAALVTERRGAPPLLLLDEVAAHLDPGRRAALFERLEGRGQVWMTATEAALFEGVGQATMVHVA
- a CDS encoding septation protein IspZ, with protein sequence MTDAATASSSGARLWLYKRPFSIGVAHECWVLVESRMSGLVSRLIVDGEEVASDFTPVSGAEAIRNHRLTHRLPDGRRLEIEAGYINWYNVGIAARVDGTLVHESHPGKRIAFPARLAKMVAEQNQDGQAAYDPGKLKRNKVPIAVDLATGLLFFIVAKLTDLKTAALVGAAAGLALVVIQRFVKVDLIGGMMLFGVFMLLVSAGFAILFEDEEVIKHRSTIVGLVGATCFLFDGLVLKGRKLGRGVDRYMAYTDIDPRRLSIGMGLTGLVMAGGNSLVAWLFSTDVWLVYTTFLDIPVSMGLIFWTISWARKSGKAAAPDALSGALPG
- a CDS encoding TonB-dependent receptor, producing the protein MRRTFLLSAVCLSALAAAPAHAQATSEAQQPAATTPTDDGGVETITVTATRREESLQDVPVSVAVVPEATIDAISSGGADIRALAGRAPSLNIESSFGRTFPRFYIRGLGNTDFDLNASQPVSLLYDDVVLENPILKGFPVFDLDRVEVLRGPQGTLFGRNTPAGIVKFDTVRPGRGGSFARISYGTYDTINAEGAIEAGLGEGSAVRLSGLVQHRKDWVDNIDQPGDNDLEGYDDIAFRAQIRLAASDRFNIRLTGQLRDYKGSARLFRANLFRTGSNKLQGLTPTADFERDETRADGLNFQRLKAKNVAVHMDYDLGPVTLYSVTAYWNGNLRSRGDIDGGFGNQFAPVMGPGFIPFSAQSRDDVPSLDQFTQELRFASSASGPGLGYQGGIFLFNEKLDIASYDYGAPTDRVAAAVALQRQVSDALGIFGSLNYDFGNGLTLQAGARWNRDERDFRASRPVDTRPGFLGFGGPVAELRQRVADKVLTWDASGVFELSPEANVYARVARGYRAPSIQGRLLFGRDLSVADSEKTLSYEAGIKTTLLDRRLRLNLGFYAFDTKDLQLTAVGGASNFTTLLNADKVRGRGMELEVEARPVRGLTLTGGVSYNKTEIDDDGLFVAGCAAPCTVLNPQRAGSPGIYSIDGNQLPQAPKWTLNWSAGYEHPVGNGAIYAFTDWYYRSKIQFFLYRSVEFSDDKLLEGGLRLGWRNDRYDVALFGRNITNDESAVGGIDFNNLTGFVNEPRILGIQAGVKF
- the dnaN gene encoding DNA polymerase III subunit beta; translation: MKATIERATLLKSLSHVQSVVERRNTIPILSNVLLDAREDGSLRLMATDLDLQVDETVAANVATAGATTVSAHTFFDIVRKLPEGSQVELAAADGKMQVVAGRARFNLSTLPRDDFPVIAEGDLPHRFELPAATLRQIIDKTKFAISSEETRYYLMGIFLHVADDMLKAAATDGHRLARVTVAKPDGADGMPDVIVPKKCVLELRKLLDEVEGTVEVSLSPTKIRFVLGHAVLTSKLIDGSFPDYNRVIPTANDKLLKLDPGSFKAGVDRVATIASEKTRAVKISLDRDRVTLSVTSPENGLATEELAADYSADGLEIGFNARYLLDILGEIDGDTVEVHLADAAAPTLLRENDKSSALYVLMPMRV